A genomic region of Caldicellulosiruptor acetigenus contains the following coding sequences:
- a CDS encoding YIP1 family protein, which yields MKVKVRTVKIKRRVYAKLITVFLVGLIFQWFGNISAYAYIIEDMREVPYYQYNYDVYLHEIPSAAGYFPNKWVRGEDLGVGAFKNPSDIYVDSKNNVYIMDSGNKRIVIFDQHFKLIKVIDKFFDNNGDIQLVEPEGIFVDKDGFIYICDKGAKVVLVVNQDGKLVKTIEKPVSDLKAAKKDFVPFKVVVDNAGVIYVLSLGSFEGAYMFDQNGNFLGFYGSNKVVVTWQLLVDRIWKSILTKEQKSSMVRYLPTECTSIDIGKDGFIYTTSNLTDISEGEIRKLNYLGENILWYKKKGQTRDYGDIPKYSGKELEDTYFIDIDVTNDGFINALDYERGRIFQYDQNANLLFICGGKGDQIGTFRDPVAVDSIGNTLLVLDKLKGAITVFEETKLGSLVHKATILYNEGKYDEARDLWRQVHKMDFNFALAQVGLGKALLRMDRYSDAMYYFRLANDKEDYSEAKENLRNEFLKRNFGVLATTLIVLIIALYIIIKRFKKPVSAQEIYTKKISKYKYPIHTMLHPFRGFEELKEERKGSIGLAILIVFLFFITMVINRQYTGFIFNPYRQDKINIISLFSSTVGIFFFWVLSNWMVTTLMEGEGKFGEVWVFSAYSLVPYIICTLLAVIMSQFLIAEEAMFINFVRMIGVLWLIVCLFNAMKAAHQFSAGKTVGTMVLSVIGVGIILFILVLMLTLFGQLIDFISNIYSEILLRI from the coding sequence ATGAAAGTAAAGGTGAGGACAGTGAAAATAAAAAGAAGAGTATATGCAAAACTAATTACTGTATTTTTAGTAGGTTTAATATTTCAGTGGTTCGGTAATATAAGTGCATATGCGTATATAATAGAAGACATGCGAGAAGTGCCTTATTATCAGTACAATTATGATGTATATCTGCACGAGATTCCAAGTGCAGCAGGTTATTTTCCTAATAAATGGGTTAGAGGCGAAGATTTGGGTGTTGGAGCATTTAAAAATCCATCAGATATTTATGTAGATAGTAAAAACAATGTTTACATAATGGACAGTGGGAATAAAAGAATTGTGATTTTTGACCAGCATTTCAAATTGATAAAAGTGATTGATAAGTTCTTTGATAATAATGGCGATATTCAGCTTGTAGAGCCAGAAGGCATATTTGTTGATAAAGATGGTTTTATCTACATTTGCGACAAGGGTGCAAAGGTGGTTTTAGTAGTAAATCAAGATGGTAAATTAGTAAAAACTATAGAAAAACCGGTGTCAGATTTAAAAGCAGCAAAAAAAGATTTTGTCCCGTTCAAAGTTGTTGTTGACAATGCAGGGGTTATTTATGTGCTCTCCTTGGGTAGCTTCGAGGGTGCTTATATGTTTGATCAAAATGGAAACTTTTTAGGGTTTTATGGTAGCAACAAAGTTGTTGTAACTTGGCAACTCCTTGTAGATAGGATTTGGAAAAGTATTCTTACAAAAGAACAAAAATCATCAATGGTACGATACTTGCCGACAGAATGTACGAGTATTGACATAGGGAAAGACGGGTTTATATATACGACATCAAATCTTACAGATATTAGTGAAGGTGAGATTAGAAAACTAAACTACTTAGGTGAAAATATTCTTTGGTATAAGAAAAAAGGTCAAACAAGGGATTATGGTGATATTCCAAAATATTCTGGGAAAGAGCTTGAAGATACATATTTTATAGATATCGACGTAACAAACGATGGCTTTATAAATGCTCTTGACTACGAGAGAGGAAGGATATTCCAGTATGACCAAAATGCTAATTTGCTATTTATATGTGGCGGCAAGGGTGACCAGATAGGAACATTTAGGGACCCAGTAGCAGTTGATAGTATAGGAAATACTCTGCTTGTACTTGATAAGTTGAAAGGAGCAATTACTGTTTTTGAAGAAACCAAACTTGGCAGCTTAGTACATAAAGCTACTATTTTGTACAACGAAGGTAAGTATGATGAGGCAAGAGATTTATGGAGGCAGGTTCACAAGATGGATTTCAACTTTGCTCTTGCGCAGGTTGGTTTGGGCAAAGCACTTTTGAGAATGGATAGATATTCAGATGCAATGTATTACTTTAGATTAGCAAATGACAAAGAAGATTATTCAGAAGCAAAAGAGAACCTCAGAAATGAGTTTTTGAAAAGAAACTTTGGAGTACTTGCAACAACTTTAATAGTATTGATAATAGCTTTGTACATTATAATAAAGCGATTCAAAAAGCCTGTTTCGGCTCAAGAAATATATACAAAGAAGATAAGCAAATACAAATATCCAATTCATACAATGTTACACCCATTTAGAGGTTTCGAGGAATTAAAAGAAGAGAGAAAAGGTTCTATTGGATTAGCAATTTTAATAGTATTTCTGTTTTTTATAACAATGGTCATAAATAGACAGTATACAGGTTTCATATTTAATCCGTACAGGCAAGACAAAATCAATATAATATCCCTTTTCTCAAGTACTGTTGGGATATTCTTCTTCTGGGTTCTTTCTAACTGGATGGTAACAACACTTATGGAGGGTGAGGGTAAATTCGGAGAAGTGTGGGTATTCTCAGCATATTCACTGGTGCCATATATTATTTGTACATTATTGGCAGTTATAATGAGTCAATTCTTGATAGCAGAAGAAGCAATGTTTATAAATTTTGTAAGGATGATAGGTGTTTTGTGGTTAATTGTGTGTTTGTTTAATGCGATGAAAGCAGCGCATCAATTTTCGGCAGGAAAAACTGTTGGAACAATGGTTTTGAGCGTAATTGGAGTTGGAATTATACTTTTCATACTTGTTTTGATGCTTACGCTTTTTGGACAGTTAATAGATTTTATTTCGAATATTTACAGCGAGATTTTATTGAGGATATAG
- the rsmI gene encoding 16S rRNA (cytidine(1402)-2'-O)-methyltransferase yields MSGKLFIVGTPIGNLDDMSKRAIDTLNSVDFIACEDTRVTIKLLNHFGIKKKLVSFHEFSPKEKEEKIIHELKSGKKIALVSDAGMPLISDPGYELVRRCIEEGIEVTVVPGPSAFVCALVLSGQNTYGFVFEGFLPKNKRAKREKLESLKYEKRTLIFYEAPHKLLDTLSQMAEIFGVDREISIVKEITKVHESVMLTNLSKAIEFFKQNPPKGEYVLVVRGYEDAKEKTQDDNVELIRERLKEKFLQGFSKKEAAKMVADELNLPKNKVYKIMIESNEFK; encoded by the coding sequence ATGAGTGGGAAACTATTTATTGTTGGAACACCAATTGGAAATTTAGATGACATGTCAAAACGTGCTATAGATACTTTAAATTCGGTAGACTTTATTGCATGTGAGGATACACGGGTCACCATAAAGCTTTTGAACCATTTTGGGATAAAAAAGAAACTTGTTTCTTTTCATGAGTTCAGCCCAAAAGAAAAAGAAGAGAAAATTATACATGAGCTGAAAAGCGGCAAGAAGATTGCGCTTGTGTCTGATGCGGGAATGCCTCTTATTTCAGACCCTGGGTATGAGCTTGTTCGAAGGTGCATAGAAGAAGGTATAGAGGTTACAGTGGTGCCCGGACCTTCTGCTTTTGTATGTGCTTTGGTGCTCTCTGGGCAGAACACCTACGGCTTTGTGTTTGAGGGATTTTTACCCAAAAATAAAAGAGCTAAGAGAGAAAAGCTTGAAAGCTTAAAATATGAAAAGCGGACACTCATATTTTATGAGGCTCCCCACAAACTTTTAGATACACTTTCTCAGATGGCTGAAATTTTTGGAGTGGATAGGGAGATAAGTATTGTCAAAGAGATAACAAAAGTGCATGAGAGTGTCATGCTCACAAATCTTTCAAAAGCGATAGAGTTTTTCAAACAAAATCCTCCCAAGGGTGAATATGTGCTTGTTGTGAGAGGTTATGAAGATGCTAAAGAAAAAACACAAGATGATAATGTTGAGCTTATAAGAGAAAGGCTCAAAGAAAAGTTTTTGCAAGGATTTTCAAAAAAAGAGGCAGCAAAGATGGTTGCAGATGAGCTGAATTTGCCTAAAAACAAGGTATACAAGATTATGATTGAAAGCAATGAATTTAAATGA
- a CDS encoding tRNA1(Val) (adenine(37)-N6)-methyltransferase: MLRKENLKIGNYCIYQDTDFFLYGTDAVVLSDFIQLKKNDIVVEFGTGNLIIPILLWAKGKKFKKLYVLEIQKEVCDLAILNRNINNLQDRIEVINADLKDALKIFGSEFANVVFTNPPYRKVSSGTINPNIKKAIARHEIMCTIEDVVRSAMQILKFGGRFYMVYRSDRLTDALYYLRLYKLEPSLIRFVHQNKEKESSLVLIEAKKGKQCSLKVDKPLFIDEMEYYLEEQNGSEDEKE, encoded by the coding sequence ATGCTCAGGAAGGAAAATTTAAAGATAGGGAACTACTGTATATATCAAGATACAGATTTTTTCTTGTATGGTACAGATGCCGTGGTTTTGAGCGATTTTATACAGCTTAAGAAAAATGACATTGTAGTTGAGTTTGGCACAGGGAATCTGATAATCCCCATTTTGCTGTGGGCAAAAGGCAAAAAGTTCAAAAAACTCTATGTTCTGGAGATACAAAAAGAAGTTTGTGACCTTGCCATTTTGAATAGGAATATAAACAATCTTCAGGACAGAATTGAAGTGATAAATGCTGATTTGAAAGATGCACTCAAGATTTTTGGCTCTGAGTTTGCAAACGTAGTTTTTACAAACCCACCTTACAGGAAGGTAAGCAGCGGAACAATAAATCCAAACATCAAAAAAGCCATCGCAAGACATGAGATTATGTGCACCATTGAAGATGTTGTGAGAAGCGCAATGCAGATCTTGAAGTTTGGCGGGCGTTTTTACATGGTCTACAGGAGCGACAGACTTACAGATGCACTCTATTATTTGAGACTTTACAAGTTAGAACCAAGCCTTATACGATTTGTTCACCAGAACAAGGAAAAAGAGTCTTCACTTGTGCTGATAGAGGCAAAAAAAGGCAAACAGTGTTCGCTAAAAGTTGACAAGCCACTGTTTATAGATGAGATGGAATATTACCTTGAGGAGCAAAATGGCAGCGAGGATGAAAAGGAATGA
- a CDS encoding TM1266 family iron-only hydrogenase system putative regulator has translation MERRIGVIGIVVENRKEVSDKLNKILSDHGDIIVGRMGIPYKERGLCVISLIVDGTTDEIGALTGKLGSLPGVKVKSALTK, from the coding sequence ATGGAAAGGCGGATTGGAGTTATTGGAATTGTGGTTGAGAACAGGAAAGAGGTGTCAGATAAGCTCAACAAAATCCTAAGTGACCATGGTGATATTATTGTTGGGAGAATGGGTATACCATATAAAGAAAGAGGGCTTTGTGTGATTTCGCTCATTGTTGATGGGACAACTGATGAGATTGGTGCGCTCACAGGTAAACTTGGTAGCTTGCCAGGTGTTAAGGTAAAAAGTGCTCTTACTAAATAA
- the hydG gene encoding [FeFe] hydrogenase H-cluster radical SAM maturase HydG, producing MFRKDQWERADFINDQMVYDILEEGSKNIERAEEIIEKALQLNGLEPQEVATLLYIEDKDLLEKLFKAARQVKERIYGKRIVLFAPLYISNFCVNNCRYCGYHRSNTKMKRRKLTMDEIRKEVEIIESLGHKRIALELGEDPKEAPIEYVIDSIKTIYSVYKEKGNIRRVNVNIAATTIEEYRMLKEAKIGTYVLFQETYHRPTYEYMHPEGPKSDYDWHTMAMDRAMQAGIDDVGLGVLFGLYDYKFEVVGLILHAKHLEERFGVGPHTISVPRIRPAEGVEVTKERYPYLVSDEEFKKIVAIIRLAVPYTGMILSTRERPGFREEVIDLGISQISAGSCTGVGGYTLEYEGKSTGDLDEDLAQFEVEDKRSPDEVIRTLCEAGYIPSYCTACYRKGRTGDLFMQYAKTGDIQDFCTPNALLTFMEYLEDYGSEKTKEVGRRLIYESLNQIKDERMRKETEKRLEMIRNGVRDLYF from the coding sequence ATGTTTAGAAAAGATCAATGGGAAAGAGCTGATTTTATAAATGACCAGATGGTCTATGATATCCTTGAAGAGGGAAGCAAAAATATTGAGAGAGCAGAAGAAATAATTGAAAAAGCTTTGCAGCTAAATGGACTTGAGCCTCAGGAGGTTGCAACCCTTCTTTATATAGAGGACAAAGACCTTTTAGAAAAGCTTTTTAAGGCGGCAAGACAGGTAAAAGAGAGGATTTATGGTAAAAGAATTGTACTTTTTGCACCTCTTTACATCAGCAACTTTTGTGTAAACAACTGCCGATACTGTGGTTATCACAGGTCAAATACAAAGATGAAAAGAAGAAAGCTCACAATGGATGAGATACGAAAAGAGGTTGAAATAATTGAATCTCTTGGGCACAAAAGAATTGCTCTTGAGCTTGGCGAAGACCCAAAAGAAGCGCCAATTGAATATGTTATAGATAGCATTAAAACAATATATTCAGTATATAAAGAAAAAGGAAACATAAGAAGGGTGAACGTCAACATCGCTGCAACAACCATTGAAGAATACAGAATGCTAAAAGAAGCAAAAATAGGCACCTATGTACTTTTCCAGGAAACATACCACAGGCCAACCTATGAATACATGCACCCCGAAGGGCCAAAGTCAGATTATGACTGGCACACGATGGCAATGGACAGAGCAATGCAGGCAGGAATTGATGATGTTGGGCTTGGAGTGCTCTTTGGGCTTTATGACTATAAATTTGAGGTTGTTGGACTAATCTTGCATGCAAAGCATCTTGAGGAAAGGTTTGGAGTAGGTCCGCATACAATTTCTGTGCCAAGAATTAGACCTGCAGAAGGTGTTGAGGTGACAAAAGAAAGATACCCTTATTTGGTCTCTGATGAAGAGTTTAAAAAGATTGTTGCAATAATTCGACTTGCCGTGCCCTACACTGGCATGATTTTATCTACCCGTGAAAGGCCAGGTTTTAGAGAAGAAGTAATTGACCTTGGGATATCGCAAATCAGCGCTGGTTCTTGCACAGGTGTTGGCGGCTACACACTTGAGTATGAAGGAAAATCCACGGGTGATTTAGATGAAGACCTTGCACAGTTTGAGGTAGAAGATAAAAGAAGTCCAGATGAGGTCATAAGAACCCTTTGTGAGGCAGGTTATATTCCAAGCTACTGCACTGCATGTTATAGGAAAGGGAGAACAGGGGATTTGTTTATGCAGTATGCAAAGACAGGTGATATTCAAGACTTTTGCACACCAAATGCGCTTTTGACTTTTATGGAGTATTTAGAGGACTATGGTTCTGAAAAGACAAAAGAGGTTGGAAGACGCTTGATATATGAGAGCTTAAATCAAATAAAAGATGAGAGAATGCGCAAAGAGACAGAAAAAAGACTTGAGATGATAAGAAACGGTGTGAGGGATTTGTACTTCTAA
- a CDS encoding carbohydrate ABC transporter permease has product MSKKATLAWRKQNRSMAGNLVIFAILAILGVFMALPLIYTIVNAFKPFDEIFIFPPRLYVRRPTLDNFVLLFQLATNMWVPFSRYIFNSLFICVVGTVGHILIASLAAYPLAKHQFAAKRIINEVIVLALLFTPQVTYIPLYIIMSNLKLIDTYGALIFPAWQMTLGLFLMRQFMTQIPDALLEAAKIDGASELRIWWRIVMPNVKPAWLTLMILSFQQLWNQTGGSFIFSESLKPLPTLMSQIAAAGIARAGVGAAVALVLMIPPIVLFIISQSSVMETMVNAGIK; this is encoded by the coding sequence TTGAGCAAAAAAGCAACATTGGCATGGAGAAAGCAAAACAGGAGTATGGCTGGTAATCTTGTTATATTTGCTATTCTGGCGATTTTAGGCGTATTTATGGCATTGCCACTAATTTATACAATAGTCAATGCGTTCAAGCCGTTTGATGAGATTTTTATCTTTCCACCGCGTCTTTATGTAAGACGTCCTACGCTTGATAACTTTGTCTTACTATTTCAACTTGCAACAAACATGTGGGTGCCATTTTCAAGGTATATTTTTAATAGCTTGTTTATTTGTGTAGTTGGAACTGTAGGACATATTTTAATAGCTTCGTTGGCTGCTTATCCACTTGCCAAACATCAGTTTGCAGCAAAGAGGATTATAAACGAGGTAATTGTTCTTGCATTGCTTTTTACACCACAGGTTACCTATATTCCTCTTTACATTATTATGTCGAATTTAAAGCTTATCGATACTTATGGTGCTCTGATTTTCCCTGCTTGGCAAATGACGCTAGGGCTTTTCCTGATGAGACAGTTTATGACACAGATTCCAGATGCACTTTTAGAAGCTGCCAAGATTGATGGAGCAAGTGAATTGAGAATTTGGTGGCGAATAGTTATGCCAAATGTCAAACCAGCATGGCTTACACTGATGATTTTGTCGTTTCAGCAGTTGTGGAATCAGACAGGAGGTTCGTTTATATTCAGTGAGAGTCTCAAACCATTGCCTACACTTATGTCCCAGATAGCAGCAGCAGGTATTGCACGTGCTGGAGTTGGAGCAGCTGTTGCATTGGTGCTAATGATACCGCCAATAGTCCTTTTCATAATTTCGCAGAGCAGTGTTATGGAAACCATGGTGAATGCTGGTATAAAGTAA
- a CDS encoding response regulator encodes MKVCIVDDAHFIRIMLKDIFTSLGHQVIAEFSSASDLIEEIEDLKPDIVTLDITMPDIDGLTATRIIKNILPETNVIIISAISQPDIEKEAKKCGAFEFIRKPFSKLAIEHVLKQIEEEQNSKNGAVR; translated from the coding sequence ATGAAGGTTTGTATTGTAGATGACGCCCATTTTATTAGGATAATGTTAAAAGACATCTTTACATCACTTGGGCACCAGGTTATAGCAGAGTTTTCTTCCGCCTCAGATCTCATAGAGGAGATAGAGGACCTCAAACCTGACATTGTAACACTTGACATAACCATGCCTGATATTGATGGACTTACTGCGACGCGTATCATTAAAAATATACTACCAGAAACAAATGTTATCATAATTTCTGCCATCTCTCAGCCAGATATTGAAAAAGAAGCAAAAAAATGTGGTGCTTTTGAGTTTATAAGAAAGCCATTTTCAAAGCTGGCAATTGAGCATGTTTTAAAACAAATTGAAGAAGAGCAAAATAGCAAAAATGGGGCTGTGCGATAA
- a CDS encoding extracellular solute-binding protein, whose product MNRFSKISKTLKITFACIIVFLLLKTMSFGSEGISTLQEYLKKVENAKKPQNTIVFKAINYTNSENAFLKKVAEFKGQNDVLLWEKEGGWVEWKVHIPETGLYNMALQYYPLPGKGLGIEVAVMIDGKIPYKEAQKVTFYRVWKDTTGIRKDKKDNDLRPKCQEDPRWQKVDFIDTEGFYNKSLPFYFTQGEHTIRLVSIREPFALKQLIIYNPEKLPSYADYIKKNDMTNKVSKDIVIKVQGEHPYLKSDPILYPTYDRTDPATEPYHVSKIRLNTIGQWNWRYPGMWISWKIEVPEDGYYKIAIKARQNFVRGLSVHRKLYIDGKVPFKEAEDIEFPYSIRWYMKTIGQKDKPYLVYLTKGLHEIKLEATLGSFAEILSRVENTARGLNDLYRKIIMITGTSPDLYRDYFLEEQIPGLVKTLLKFSNELEEEATLFEKLAGQKGGEAEFLRRVALQLRDMAKDTDSIPGRISNFRDNLSGLSSWLAYRRDQPLEIDYILVASPDAKLPSPTASMASKFINSFKAFIYSFIEDYTNIGEVYEGQKVIKVWVGGGRDQAQIIRDLINDSFTPQTGIKVNVSLVQAGLIEAILAGKGPDVVLTVSRAQPVNLAARGALVDLSKFKDFEQVKKRFAPTALVPYTYNGGVYGLPVTQDFYMMFYRKDILEELNIELPQTWDDMYRVIAKLQRYNLQVGLPYQRIDALEAIDAGLGARNLFPTLLLQFGGNFYDKTKTRTLLDRPEAVAAFKTWTDFYTKYNLPLIYDFYNRFRTGEMPLGIAPYTTYNLLATAAPEIRNEWGIAPIPGVRKPNGEIDRSTGASGTACIILKKSKNKEACWEFLKWWTSDEIQTQFGKELEMLMGTAARYNTANLTAFQRLPWNKEEMENLESQWKYVKEIEEVPGSYYITRSIDSAFSAVVYQGINPRESLWKYTKEINDELERKRIELSSYKQ is encoded by the coding sequence TTGAATAGGTTTTCAAAAATATCGAAGACACTAAAAATAACTTTTGCGTGTATTATAGTGTTCTTGCTTTTGAAAACGATGTCGTTCGGTTCTGAAGGAATATCAACTCTTCAAGAATATTTGAAAAAGGTAGAAAATGCAAAAAAGCCTCAAAATACAATTGTTTTTAAAGCGATAAATTACACCAACTCAGAGAATGCATTTCTTAAAAAAGTGGCGGAATTTAAGGGACAGAATGATGTTCTTTTGTGGGAAAAAGAAGGGGGCTGGGTCGAATGGAAGGTACATATTCCTGAAACAGGTCTGTATAATATGGCTCTTCAGTATTATCCTTTGCCTGGTAAAGGTTTGGGTATAGAAGTTGCTGTGATGATTGACGGTAAAATCCCGTACAAAGAAGCTCAGAAAGTGACTTTTTACAGAGTATGGAAAGATACAACAGGGATAAGAAAGGATAAAAAAGACAATGATTTGAGACCGAAATGCCAGGAAGATCCGAGATGGCAGAAAGTAGATTTCATTGATACAGAGGGATTTTATAACAAATCATTGCCTTTCTATTTTACTCAAGGTGAGCACACGATAAGACTTGTAAGCATAAGAGAACCTTTTGCATTAAAACAGCTAATCATCTATAACCCAGAAAAGTTGCCTTCCTATGCTGATTACATAAAAAAGAATGACATGACAAATAAAGTTTCAAAGGACATTGTTATCAAAGTTCAAGGTGAGCATCCATATCTAAAATCTGATCCTATTCTATATCCTACATATGACAGAACAGATCCGGCGACAGAACCTTACCATGTATCAAAAATTAGATTAAATACAATAGGTCAATGGAACTGGCGATATCCAGGGATGTGGATAAGCTGGAAGATTGAAGTTCCAGAAGATGGCTATTATAAAATAGCAATCAAAGCACGTCAGAACTTTGTTCGTGGCTTGTCTGTTCACAGAAAACTTTATATTGATGGGAAAGTTCCGTTTAAAGAGGCAGAAGATATTGAATTTCCTTATAGTATAAGATGGTATATGAAGACTATAGGGCAGAAAGACAAACCATACTTGGTTTATCTGACAAAAGGACTTCATGAAATCAAATTAGAAGCTACCCTAGGTTCATTTGCAGAAATACTTAGTAGAGTTGAAAATACAGCCAGAGGACTGAATGACCTTTACAGGAAGATTATAATGATAACAGGTACATCTCCAGATTTGTACAGAGACTATTTTCTTGAAGAGCAGATACCTGGGCTTGTAAAGACTTTGTTGAAATTTAGCAATGAGTTAGAAGAAGAAGCAACACTGTTTGAGAAACTGGCTGGGCAGAAGGGTGGAGAAGCTGAATTCTTACGAAGGGTTGCTCTCCAGCTGAGAGATATGGCTAAAGATACTGATAGTATACCTGGTAGGATTTCAAATTTCAGAGATAATTTAAGCGGTTTGTCATCTTGGCTTGCTTACAGAAGAGATCAGCCATTGGAAATTGATTATATACTTGTTGCTTCACCTGATGCAAAACTTCCATCGCCGACAGCTTCAATGGCTAGCAAATTCATAAATTCATTTAAGGCATTTATATACTCCTTTATTGAAGACTACACCAACATTGGAGAAGTATATGAAGGTCAAAAGGTAATCAAAGTATGGGTTGGTGGAGGGCGTGACCAGGCCCAGATTATACGAGATTTGATAAATGATTCGTTCACACCGCAGACAGGGATAAAAGTGAATGTAAGTTTAGTGCAGGCAGGCTTGATTGAGGCTATACTCGCTGGAAAAGGACCTGATGTGGTCTTAACTGTTTCGAGAGCACAGCCTGTTAACTTAGCTGCTCGTGGTGCACTTGTTGATTTGAGTAAGTTCAAAGATTTTGAACAGGTAAAGAAAAGGTTTGCACCTACAGCGCTTGTGCCGTACACATATAATGGTGGGGTTTATGGACTGCCAGTTACACAAGATTTTTACATGATGTTTTACAGAAAAGATATCTTGGAGGAACTTAATATAGAACTTCCACAAACATGGGATGATATGTACAGAGTTATTGCAAAATTACAAAGATACAATCTTCAGGTAGGTTTGCCTTATCAAAGAATAGATGCGCTAGAAGCTATTGACGCAGGTCTTGGAGCAAGAAATCTATTTCCGACCTTGTTGTTGCAGTTTGGTGGTAACTTCTACGACAAAACAAAGACACGAACACTGTTAGATAGGCCAGAAGCTGTTGCGGCATTCAAGACATGGACAGATTTTTACACAAAATATAATCTGCCGCTCATTTATGATTTTTACAACAGATTCAGAACTGGTGAAATGCCTCTGGGTATTGCACCTTATACAACATATAATCTGCTTGCAACAGCAGCACCAGAGATCAGAAATGAATGGGGCATAGCACCTATTCCAGGTGTTAGAAAGCCAAACGGCGAAATAGACCGATCAACAGGTGCTTCAGGCACGGCATGCATTATATTAAAGAAAAGTAAGAATAAAGAGGCTTGCTGGGAGTTTTTGAAATGGTGGACGTCTGATGAGATACAAACACAGTTTGGTAAAGAACTTGAGATGCTGATGGGAACAGCGGCAAGGTACAACACAGCAAATTTGACAGCTTTTCAAAGACTTCCGTGGAACAAAGAAGAGATGGAAAATTTAGAATCACAGTGGAAGTATGTAAAAGAAATAGAGGAAGTTCCTGGTAGTTATTATATTACAAGAAGTATAGACAGTGCATTTTCTGCAGTTGTTTATCAGGGAATAAATCCTAGAGAGAGCTTGTGGAAGTATACAAAAGAGATCAATGATGAGCTTGAGAGAAAGAGGATAGAATTGAGTTCGTACAAGCAATAA
- a CDS encoding carbohydrate ABC transporter permease, which translates to MGLIEDIKKNKASYLMIAPYMLLFTIFTLIPVVSSIFISFTNYNMLQPPKWVGWSNYIRLFLSDKIFLKVLRNTLIFACLTGPLSYFMSFFLAWFISEFNPKLRAFLTLVFYSPSLAGNVFFIWSFIFSGDVYGLINGWAMKLGIINEPINWLQDPNYILWVIIIVQLWLSMGAGFLAFVAGFQNLDRELFEAGAIDGIRNRFQELFYITIPQMAPQLMFGAVMQIGASFGVSTVVMALGGLPTREYSADTVVTYLIDYGTVRFEMGYASAIAVILFIAMLLTNKVIASILRRYSFD; encoded by the coding sequence ATGGGACTAATTGAAGATATAAAAAAGAACAAAGCCAGTTATTTAATGATTGCACCCTATATGTTGTTGTTTACAATATTTACGTTAATACCAGTTGTCAGTTCAATATTTATAAGTTTTACAAACTACAATATGCTTCAGCCACCCAAATGGGTTGGTTGGTCCAATTACATAAGATTGTTTCTAAGCGATAAGATATTTTTAAAAGTTTTAAGGAATACACTGATATTTGCATGCTTAACAGGACCGCTTAGCTATTTTATGTCTTTTTTCCTTGCATGGTTTATAAGCGAATTTAATCCAAAACTGAGAGCATTTTTAACCCTTGTATTTTACTCTCCATCGCTTGCTGGCAATGTGTTTTTCATCTGGTCATTTATCTTCAGCGGCGATGTATATGGGTTGATAAATGGATGGGCAATGAAACTTGGCATTATAAATGAGCCTATCAACTGGTTGCAGGATCCAAACTATATCTTGTGGGTAATTATAATAGTTCAACTGTGGCTTAGCATGGGCGCAGGATTTTTAGCCTTTGTTGCAGGGTTTCAGAACCTTGACAGAGAGCTGTTTGAAGCAGGTGCAATTGATGGTATAAGAAATAGATTTCAGGAACTCTTTTATATAACTATTCCTCAAATGGCACCGCAGCTTATGTTTGGTGCGGTTATGCAGATAGGTGCATCGTTTGGTGTGAGCACAGTTGTAATGGCTCTTGGTGGACTCCCAACAAGAGAATACAGTGCTGATACTGTGGTGACTTATCTTATTGACTACGGGACTGTCAGGTTTGAGATGGGCTATGCATCAGCAATTGCGGTAATCCTATTTATAGCGATGCTTTTGACTAACAAGGTTATTGCATCAATTTTGAGAAGATACTCCTTTGATTAA
- a CDS encoding AbrB/MazE/SpoVT family DNA-binding domain-containing protein: MKSTGVVRKVDELGRIVLPIELRRTLDIAEKDALEIFVDGDKIILRKYEPACIFCGNAKDVIYYKGKNICKDCMDELKKS, translated from the coding sequence ATGAAATCAACAGGCGTTGTTAGAAAGGTTGACGAGCTTGGCAGAATAGTTCTTCCTATCGAACTTAGAAGAACACTTGACATTGCTGAGAAGGATGCTCTTGAGATCTTCGTTGATGGTGACAAGATAATCCTCAGAAAGTATGAACCAGCTTGCATCTTCTGCGGCAATGCAAAGGATGTTATCTACTACAAGGGCAAAAACATCTGCAAAGACTGCATGGATGAACTCAAAAAGAGCTAA